cctaatcctaatcctaatcctgaaactaatcctaaccataacccaaactcctaacactaaacctaaccctaaccctaatcttaactctaaccttaccactaaccagtatttagccggggggtaattgccctctgggggtaattgcccggatacgcatAGCATCAAATGTGTTATTCCTCTACACTATAAAACacatattttcgcggcatgaaattttcacgaattagAGCAGACGGCCTTTTAGACAAGaatttttgcgtgcattttaatttcgcaaatcttggctctcgtgaaattccccaaattaaaatgcatgcgaacattcctcgttttacagtacatacagACAAGATCACCTTGTGTGGAGCTGACTGTAAATTTAAACATGGTTCCAAAAAGTCTTTTGATCACGGTATGAGTCACAAACCCTTTCCGTGCAATATAGGTAAGTCTGCTGCTCCTATTAGCAACATGATTGTCAACAACGTCAATGCCATTTTGAAACACCTGTCCTTAGAGGGTTAAATTGACATTCAACAACAAAGAGCGCCCTCTACCTGGCTTTGGAGACGGTTTGGCGCCAGCAGTTCGTGGTTTCCTCGAAGAAGCCTTGTTCTCCGTTTTCTTTGCCTCCCGCTTGGTTTCCTTCTTGGATTTGGTCTGCTTCCGTTTCTTGGACTTTGATGCCGAAAAGTCCTCATCCCCTTCATagtcatcatcgtcgtcgtcatcatcgcACGTAGGATCGTCATCATCGCTGGCATCAAAACCTGGTGCCATTGCCAATTGGAGGAGTAAGTGAAGAGTGAATTAGCTTACAATTATTTACCAAAAAATCATTACCCCATCTTAGTTTTACTCTTGGTGCACAATATGCTATGctatatatatacctatattATATGAGCAACTTTCATTGGTCATCTGATAATGTCCTCTGGTTACCATAGTAACAATGcataaacacaaaaatacaaattctgcATTACTGAGGAATagcaatgtcaaacaaccaaaaTGTCTTTTCATCATCACATCTGGCTAACCTGCATCAAAGTCCTCATCTTCATCACTCTTTTTCCTCCGCTTGGTCTTGTTGCCGTGGGCAACATCCGCATCCCCATCATCGTCATCTCCATCAGCCATCCCCCGCTGCTTGGCAACCGCTGCCACTGCTGCCTTCCTCCTACCCCTCCTCCCGCCATCCAAGACGTCCTCCACACTGGTGTCGAGCGTTTCGATCACGTCAAAATCAGCAGTGTTGCTGCTTTCGCATGGTCCACCATGCCTTGAGGACGTCCTTGGGGCAGTCGTTTCTGTTCTTGTCTTTACAGGGGAGGATGATGCAAGCGGTATCGGGAGATTCTCTTTATCCTCATTACCATCTGCCCCACTGGCCTTGACATTTGCGTCATCTGATGCCATCGTGGATGTTTCTGACATGACTGTAGTTGAGAGTTCTGCAACATATTTTGaccaaagagagaaaatggaaaacATGTGTCAGATCCAAATATTACAGCAATTTGAAACTTATGAATTACGCACTTTGTATTAAAGGAGGGATATCAGtatcatgatttttatttctgtgaTTCCTATATCATCATCACTGGCATTTCCATTATCTTCAtggtcattatcattacaatcatcatcattatcactattagtCAACTGCTACCATTCCATCAACCAAAATGGGTGTGGCAAGAAATCACTAGTGGCAGGTGCACGAAAGTAAAGAGGGAACAAACTGTGTGGaggttaaaggtcctgtttacctttgggagcactGAGTTTAAAAATGCtaaagatatcacttttgatgcatatgtgtaggtcaattgAATCAGAAAACATCCGACCATACAAAATTTGAGCAATACAGtctaaaatatatggagatattgctatttttctcattaaaccataactgtagacgttTTAGTCTGGAAACCTTTTTATTATATTGTTCGCATTTTGTATATTCtaaaacaatacttaacattgataagacgggttcaaattttcacattggttgtttctatctgtcactcacatttcagaactattttgaagcactagtgctgggtttttgtttcatctgcaaaaggtaaattatgcctttaaatggaGTTCAGTGGGTTAATGAGTGACCACGCCTTACCAGGAGCCTTCGGTGTTGAATGGACCATCACGTTGACCGCCTTGGACTTCTTCCGTGGCGGTTCCTCCGTCTCCTGGCTGGACACCTGTTTGGACATCTCCAGGGCCAGCTCAAGCTCCCGGTCAAACATGCGGTCCTCAATAGGCTTCCTGTACGACAACGACGACAATGACAACGATGGCATGAACACAATGAAATGACATCTGtggctatacatgtatatacatgtaaataaaagATTTCTTCTGAAAGCACAATATACTACTGCTGAATCTCGATTTACACACTTGAACAGcagttttgattattttttattttcctcaaactttcactgatgtgttcttctaatattgctgcatgtacattttatacatcttgcatgaaggtgaacttatccTTTAAAGAATCCAATGTTTGCAAAGAATGGATATGAACAGGTTTTTGTTTCCATAAACATGATGCAATTGCTGAGAAGGCTTGGTTCACACATGACGACTTCATTATAGGAGTTACAAGTAAGTTCTTACCAGTAGAATGGAGGCTACGACTTGGCACATATTCTAAAACAACTGATTGCTTTCCAAGTAATGAACAAAATTTTGTATTCAATAGTCTTTGACTGGTAGCCAAAGCAAACTTTTCAACACGGGTGTAATGTGGTTCCTTTCACTAGTCTAAAGACACAATTATGGTCGTGACTTTGCTCTCTGCAGTTTGGCTTATTGGAAAGATTACATACAGCATCATACAGCAGAgaatttaaagggatagtgTTGGTGGATATGAgcattgggcttttaactttttgcgagatacagagAAACCACTAATGACATAGCACAGAGCAAACCATTCTActgggaattcaaagtttatttgatgaaaatcagttttggaatccctgagccatccaaaaacaaagtaaaacaaaggggtcgtaataaaaagtgggtcccaccttgtattcgaatcactctgttttggatatctcagccatttcaaaaccaattttcatcaaataaatgttgaattcctcttggaattacatgctctttcatatttcaaaagaggtcaTTCATGATCTcaccaaaatattaaaaaaaccctaagttaggtctcaactaaaactatatgATCGCTTTAAGATAGATTTCTCCATGCAACATACCTCTCCTTTCTCTTCCCCCGTGATGTATCTCTGAATTCATCGTAATCCTCGTCTGGATCTTTTGCGGGCTTCTTCTTCTTGGCTGGTTTCTTgaccttcttctccttctcttctttcGGCTTCTTGGTGGTAGGGGGAGTGGGCTCTGTGAAGTCACCTGTAGCATCCACAATATGATGGGGAAAGGTTAAAGTCAATGTTCAACGTttccaatttgtttgttttttctttttaataaggGGAAAAATTGAGCTGCATGGTGCTatctatatgtgacccgctacaacaaaatggtcctaaagtcgtgcacggtcgaagccgtgaaaatcgagtttgaagttagagcatcaaaattggtcaaaacttacgatttcctgaatttgacatattattagagtctgacatgtcttctatcatctgtcgaaattttgaagcaaaatgatgaaaggaaagaccaaaaaatagcgtttttctgggccatgtttttttggcgtttcaacgaagcagaaactggttcgaacatttggattgagcgccacacataggctccgcccctaacaacaaccagagtgatctcattggtcagtttgctgcttgccgctaactgaagcgtgaagctcgcacactgcccagtcgactggtgcgtgcgggcgggttgcgctatgcctagccgcttctcctgacatcctggtcactgattggtcggtgaggagaccgccgacgctgtgtttgaatgagcatttcgggggttgctagggcttaacttctattgtccggaggtgaatactgacttgcgtgtctcttgattgtgattgcgtcgccgGATGGCACAGCAACTGACCTCCACGCGGTCCATCCTGGAAACGTTCAACGTCCGACGGCTAACGAGTTGCATACCTCTCGGTCTCCTGACCTGATCTGATCTTCTTGAGACACCCGAGTCTCTGTACACGCTACTACTAGCCTGTTCATCGAGGAACTCTTGTGAACTCCTTTgtaaatattgtatatattgttCCAATTTGTGTATATCATCGCATGACCTCACATAACAATGCCTGCTCCTGGGGTCTTACAACTCAACGTAGAGGGCCTCACTCCTGCAAAGAGAGATGTCATACATCATCTTGCCTCGCAGCATGAAGCACTTGTGATCCTCCTCCAAGACACACATCTCTTAGACTCAGACAAGTCCTGTGCCAGCATTCCAGGCTTCCTTCTACTTGCCTTTACAGGCAGCCGGCATCATGGTATTGCGACATATGTGAAATCCTGTGTGAAAGACTGCAGCGTCATTGCCACCTGCGCCGAGAACGCTGCCGTCCAATGGCACCACATTAAGGTGCAAGGCCTTCACATCATCAATGTCTATAAACCTCCTCCTACACAGCTTGTCCCCAATGACCTTCCCCACGCACCGTCTCCGGTTCTGTATGCCGGCGACTTCAACTGCCAGCACACTGACTGGGGATATAATTACTGCACCTCGAATGGCGAAGAGCTATGCAACTGGGCTTCAGAACTCGACCTTAACCTGCTATTTGACAGACGTCAACCTGCCACTTTCTACTCCAGTCGATGGGACTCCTCAACCAACCCAGACCTTGCATGGTGGCAAAGTGATTCCTCTGAGGCCCCTGAAAGACTAGTGCTGGACAGCTTTCCTCACAGCCACCATAGACCTATTATTATCAGAGGCACACCCCTAGTGACTCCAACCATGACACGCCCAGCAAAAAGATGGAACTTCCGCAAGGCAAACTGGAACATCTATAAGGAAGAGACAGATAACCTAGCAGCCAATCTTCCTTGCCCATGGACCACGGACATCAACAAGGCATATAGTGCCTTCCTCCAGGCAGTCAGCGCTTCATCAAAAGCAACCATCCCACGAGGCTGTCGGAAAGAGTACATCCCTGGATGGGACGAGGAGTGTGAACGGCTCCACAAGACTCTCCAAAACTCCCCAAATGCTGAACATGCCGCAGAGGTGGCAGCCCAGCTGAAGTCCCACCTTGACGACACGCGGAAGGCACGCTGGCGGGAAGCCTGTGAGAGCATCGACTTTACGCACTCAAGCCGGAAAGCTTGGCAACTAATCAACAGACTCACTGGGAGGACAACCAAGAAAAAGGCCTGCCCCGTCACGCCAGATGCAATAGCACGTACTCTCATCAACAACGGAAGATACCCTTTCCCTGACAAGGACTTCTCCCGCGATGTCAACAACAAACTGAAAGAAATGAGAAACAGTCCATCTGCTGATCGTGGTCTCACAGCAGCCTTCACCATCTCCGAAATGAAACAAGGACTAGGCACTCTCAAGCATGGGAAAGCCCCTGGCCCTGACAACATCCACCCAGAACAACTGCTACACATTGGCCCTCGCCTTAATGACTGGCTCAGACACTTCATGTCACGATGCATCTCTGATGCCAAAGTCCCCCTGCTGTGGAAGAAGGCCACTGTTGTAGCCATTCTAAAGCCGAACAAACCCAGAAATGACCCTAAGAGCTACCGCCCCATCTCACTTCTGTCGGTGCCCCTGAAACTGTTCGAACGACTCATTCTAAATAGGATAGAACCTATCCTCGAGCACTTCCTACCAGATGAACAAGCAGGCTTCAGGAAAGGGCGTAGCACTGAAGACCAAGTGCTTGCAGCAACCAACCAAATCGAAGCTGCCTTCGAGGACAGGAAGAAATGTGGAGCTGTATTCATTGACCTCTCATCTGCCTACGACACAGTCTGGCATCGAGGACTTACCCTCAAGCTCCATCAAGCACTACAAGACAGACAGATGGTCCAAGCCATCACAAACATCATTACAGACCGCTGCTTCAAAGTAATCACTGACGGAGCATCCAGCAGAACAAGGACCCTCAAGAACGGCGTCCCCCAAGGCTCGGTTCTTGCACCGGCACTCTTCAACCTGTACACAGCAGATATCCCCCACATCAGCAGCTCGAAATACGCCTATGCTGATGACCTGGCTATTCTCTCCACATGAAACTCCTTTGAAGAAGCTGAACACACCCTCACCCAAGATATGCAGACTCTGCAGACCTACTACCACCAATGGCGGCTAAAACTTAATGCACAAAAGACCATCTCTTCTGTGTTCCACCTGAACAACAAGGAAGCAGACCGCCAACTCCATGTCAAACTTCAAGGAACCGATCTTCCATTCTGTGCTACTCCAACTTACCTCGGAGTGAAACTCGACCGCTCACTCACCTTCCGTCACCATGCACTGAATGTAGCTGGGAAAGCATCTGCCAGAGTGTGCCTTCTACGCAGACTATGCGGCCATGACTGGGGAGCAGATTTTACCACCCTCCGCTCCACCGCCCTCGCCCTTGTCTACGCTCCAGCGGAATACTGCGTCTCTGCCTGGGGGCGTAGCTGCCATACCAAGAGAGTGGACACCCAACTCAACTCTGCTCTCCGCACCATCACAGGCTGCCTGAAACCAACCCCCACCCACCAGCTCCCTGTGCTAGCAGGCATTCCACCCCATCACCTCAGAAGAGAAGCCGCTACAAGACAGGCAGCACTGAAGGCTGACACGGAAGAACACCATCCCCTCCACACCAAGATGCACGCTGCCCTCCCTAGACAGCGCCTCAAAAGCAGGAAGCCTTTTATCAGGACTGCACAAGCCCTCTCCTCAGAGAACAGGAACCTCAGTCGGAAGGCCTGGCTCAAAAACAAATGGAAGGAGCAACAGCCTGCAGGCAGACTCACTAACATGCTGCCACTTACATCTCACCCCTCTGGCTGCGACCTCCCACGAAAGGACTGGTGTCGCCTCAACCGACTCCGCACTGGAGTCGGGCGCTTCCAAGCATGCCTGCACCAGTGGAAACTgtcagagacagacagatgcgACTGCGGGGAAATACAGACAGCAGATCACCTGGTAGAGGACTGCACCATCCATCGCCTGGCGGGAGGATGGACTGCCCTCCGTAGCCTCACCCCTGCTGCCAGGTCCTGGCTGAGGGACGCAGTCTTCACTGCATAAGACTCAAGACGACAgatcagacagacagaccacaagcaagaagaagaagattgcgtcgcaaggagaacttttagggcacttttctcgaaacagtgatttcccagacgtcttgacatgctctcttttaaacatcgatatctccgcagccgattatttttataagacgtgttatatatcaatttaaagtagaaagattagggaattgtgtcatgcaattttcaaataatcgacctcgcccgactttaggatcattttgttgtagcgggtcacatatgcttTCAGACTCTATGAGTGAGTCAATGGTGTGAAGATAAATGCAAACTGCTTTATGGGAGAGGTCTATGGGTGATCACATTTACCATCTCATGTACAACATTTCTCACAGACAATACACACAACTAATTTGAATAAACCATTTAGTGAGGTTAACGAACATGGTGGTACAGATGATTCCCAGTGTAATGAAGTTCCCAGGACTGGTTGTGTTCTTCATTGAAATTAAATGGTGTTATAGTGAAATAGTAaattataaaattatatatgatttttgGACC
The sequence above is a segment of the Diadema setosum chromosome 12, eeDiaSeto1, whole genome shotgun sequence genome. Coding sequences within it:
- the LOC140236337 gene encoding uncharacterized protein produces the protein MTESRRSSRAKQAVNYTAFADDNDGDSDGDFTEPTPPTTKKPKEEKEKKVKKPAKKKKPAKDPDEDYDEFRDTSRGKRKERKPIEDRMFDRELELALEMSKQVSSQETEEPPRKKSKAVNVMVHSTPKAPELSTTVMSETSTMASDDANVKASGADGNEDKENLPIPLASSSPVKTRTETTAPRTSSRHGGPCESSNTADFDVIETLDTSVEDVLDGGRRGRRKAAVAAVAKQRGMADGDDDDGDADVAHGNKTKRRKKSDEDEDFDAGFDASDDDDPTCDDDDDDDDYEGDEDFSASKSKKRKQTKSKKETKREAKKTENKASSRKPRTAGAKPSPKPAPASKSPGASLVRRAPIGRAGPPKGFTPPSQTTGTAPALKTSGVASPRMGLASMKRPLTSPSAASGNNPLGGVKLVSPGPGIRLGLSKFARIKPLHNNAKV